In a single window of the Mucilaginibacter defluvii genome:
- a CDS encoding DUF6985 domain-containing protein, which yields MNGWELEKPNEDILFGKKKRIKEYAQQNPLAGTDKKGDVLLIIRKYHPSLNCSPDDPLYRSDTYRMCLAYYDAMSYSYFELPSGLHYTGVEARIDKNTGKAIITIHADGISRTTNVTELYQKLSNTTPMDEDAKMAAFISLDNTVNTVKRAAIEVTEVQSEILGTLLQDEQFDDWWISAPTAIPYLDGQALIFTYTDFNPAEDKAFITEADETIRNFLSLTAIDRLAASAHVYKNCMEFLDAIGYNEEEDALWKIKDPQQIWRQVRYNQCYVSREPYEDQQVYLRLSCECNWEQEHGLQLVFNKQGKLVRVSAEDGDILGYEGDGMIS from the coding sequence ATGAACGGGTGGGAACTGGAAAAACCGAATGAGGATATTCTTTTTGGTAAAAAGAAGCGTATAAAAGAATATGCACAGCAAAATCCGCTTGCCGGGACCGATAAAAAAGGCGATGTTCTTCTGATCATACGCAAATATCACCCTTCGCTAAATTGTAGTCCTGACGATCCGCTTTACCGTTCGGACACCTACCGGATGTGCCTGGCCTATTACGATGCCATGAGCTATTCTTACTTTGAGCTGCCAAGTGGTTTGCACTACACAGGTGTAGAGGCCCGGATAGATAAGAACACCGGCAAGGCTATCATCACTATCCATGCGGATGGTATCAGCCGTACAACCAATGTAACTGAGCTTTACCAAAAACTCAGCAATACCACACCGATGGACGAAGACGCTAAGATGGCCGCTTTTATCAGCCTGGATAATACCGTAAATACGGTAAAAAGAGCCGCAATTGAAGTAACAGAGGTGCAATCAGAAATTTTAGGCACACTACTGCAAGATGAGCAGTTTGATGACTGGTGGATATCAGCGCCAACGGCTATTCCCTACCTCGACGGGCAGGCCCTTATCTTCACCTATACAGACTTTAATCCGGCGGAGGATAAGGCATTTATTACCGAGGCCGATGAAACCATCCGAAATTTTTTGTCACTTACTGCTATTGACCGGCTTGCCGCATCAGCGCACGTGTATAAAAACTGTATGGAGTTTTTAGATGCTATTGGCTACAACGAAGAAGAGGATGCGCTATGGAAGATCAAAGACCCTCAGCAAATTTGGCGACAAGTGCGTTATAACCAGTGCTATGTTAGCCGCGAGCCTTATGAGGACCAGCAGGTGTATTTGCGGCTCAGCTGTGAGTGTAATTGGGAACAGGAGCATGGTTTGCAACTCGTTTTTAACAAGCAGGGCAAACTGGTAAGGGTAAGCGCCGAAGATGGGGATATCCTCGGATACGAGGGAGACGGCATGATTTCCTAA
- a CDS encoding HAMP domain-containing sensor histidine kinase yields the protein MKIKAKLRLGFGFLFAVVLFFGTLSMFYINEIAKSSRVILKDNYETLNYVREMRKVLDQNPLRLDKDDIKRFNIYQDKEKRNITEPGERAAVNELAAAFNALNTPSAPESVLMAEQRRIRAALLQIEVVNMQAIVRKNDAAQKSVENTTVLLAFAGTFTFLVLFSFSVNFPGFISGPLRKLQNGIAEISRQNYSARLDLPHNDEFADVARAFNSMASRLKDWENSNLATVLSDKRRIEAIIRKMRDAIIGVEEKGEILFINPAAKEILNLEEKMPEGKKISEISMHNDLLTMIVNEQTANKPLKIVVNGKESHFVLETHEVTVPNLSGNNAEGVKYAVRPAGKVYILRNVTEFKELDEAKTNFIATISHELKTPISSIKMSLKLMLDERIGSLNAEQQQLLQHIKDDSERLLKITSELLDLSQVETGNIILNFMPADPLQIVNYALDAVKFQAEQKQVELVVDADKSLPKVQVDVEKTAWVLVNFLSNALRYSPEKSKVLIDVHKIGPEVEFAVTDFGKGIDEQFQKRLFDRYFQVPTDGQNKSGSGLGLAISKNFIEVQQGKIGLKSALGEGSRFYFRLPGVQA from the coding sequence ATGAAAATAAAAGCCAAATTGCGTCTCGGCTTCGGCTTCCTGTTCGCCGTAGTACTTTTTTTCGGCACTTTATCGATGTTTTACATCAATGAGATTGCCAAAAGTTCACGGGTTATCCTGAAAGATAACTATGAAACGCTGAACTATGTGCGCGAAATGCGAAAAGTACTGGATCAGAACCCCCTGCGTCTTGACAAAGATGACATCAAGCGCTTCAATATTTACCAGGACAAAGAAAAGCGTAATATCACTGAGCCCGGTGAACGGGCTGCCGTAAATGAGTTGGCTGCTGCATTTAATGCGCTTAACACACCATCAGCACCTGAAAGCGTACTGATGGCTGAACAACGCCGCATACGCGCCGCCTTGCTCCAGATCGAAGTAGTAAACATGCAGGCTATTGTCCGTAAAAATGATGCAGCGCAAAAATCTGTCGAAAATACAACGGTTTTGCTGGCTTTTGCCGGTACTTTTACGTTCCTCGTGCTTTTCAGCTTCAGCGTCAACTTTCCAGGATTTATATCAGGGCCCCTGCGAAAACTTCAGAATGGTATTGCCGAGATCAGCCGCCAAAATTATTCGGCCCGGCTGGATCTTCCCCACAATGATGAATTCGCTGATGTGGCACGTGCCTTCAACAGCATGGCCAGTCGTTTAAAAGATTGGGAAAACAGTAATCTTGCAACTGTACTTTCTGACAAACGAAGGATCGAAGCTATCATCAGAAAAATGCGCGATGCGATCATTGGCGTAGAGGAAAAAGGAGAAATACTGTTTATTAACCCTGCGGCAAAGGAGATATTGAACCTTGAAGAGAAAATGCCAGAGGGAAAAAAGATTAGCGAAATCAGCATGCATAACGACCTGCTGACTATGATCGTCAACGAACAGACGGCCAATAAACCCTTGAAGATCGTTGTAAACGGTAAAGAATCGCATTTTGTATTGGAGACCCATGAAGTAACTGTGCCTAATCTGTCCGGCAACAATGCTGAAGGTGTCAAGTATGCGGTTCGGCCGGCCGGGAAAGTTTATATACTGCGCAACGTTACCGAATTTAAAGAGCTAGACGAAGCCAAGACAAATTTTATAGCGACGATATCCCACGAGCTAAAAACGCCTATATCATCCATTAAAATGAGTTTAAAACTTATGCTGGATGAGCGCATAGGTAGCCTCAACGCTGAGCAGCAACAATTACTGCAACACATTAAAGATGATAGCGAACGATTGTTAAAGATCACCAGCGAACTTTTGGATCTTTCGCAGGTAGAGACCGGTAATATTATATTGAATTTCATGCCAGCTGATCCATTGCAGATCGTCAATTATGCATTGGACGCTGTCAAGTTCCAAGCCGAGCAAAAACAGGTTGAATTGGTTGTGGATGCTGACAAGAGCTTGCCCAAGGTTCAAGTAGATGTGGAGAAAACAGCTTGGGTGCTGGTTAATTTCCTATCAAACGCGCTTAGGTATAGCCCGGAAAAATCTAAGGTATTGATCGACGTTCACAAGATCGGCCCGGAAGTGGAATTTGCGGTAACCGACTTTGGTAAAGGTATAGATGAGCAATTTCAAAAACGATTATTCGACCGTTACTTTCAAGTTCCAACCGATGGGCAAAATAAATCGGGGTCGGGCCTCGGCTTAGCGATCTCTAAAAACTTCATTGAAGTGCAACAAGGTAAGATCGGATTGAAGAGTGCGCTTGGTGAAGGAAGCAGATTCTATTTCAGGTTGCCTGGTGTACAAGCTTAA
- a CDS encoding sensor protein KdpD: protein MISDSKNGSIKDFLELVKKSRRGKLKVYIGMSAGVGKSYRMLQEAHSLLKNGIDIQIGYIETHLRAETHALLDGLPVIPRRHVFYKGKDLEEMDLQAVLNRHPEVVVVDELAHTNIEGSKNSKRWQDVMDILEASISVITAVNIQHLESLNEEVEEITGITITERIPDNILQIADEIVNIDLTADELIERLRQGKIYDKAKIERALQNFFQSDKILQLRELALKEVAHHLERKIDIEVPKQIKLRPEKFLACISSNHETAKVVIRKTARLASYYRSPWIVLYVQSSSESMDRIKPDKQRHLINNFKLATELGAELIKIKSDQITKTIMKVADEREITTICIGKPHLSLFQVILRTAVFNELLNNIAAKETDLVILS from the coding sequence ATGATCAGTGATAGTAAAAACGGCTCGATAAAAGATTTTCTTGAACTGGTCAAAAAGTCCAGACGGGGTAAGTTAAAAGTCTACATTGGGATGAGTGCCGGTGTAGGGAAATCTTACCGGATGCTACAGGAGGCGCATTCCCTGCTGAAAAACGGCATTGATATCCAAATTGGATACATTGAAACGCACCTGCGTGCAGAAACCCATGCCTTGCTTGACGGTTTACCTGTGATACCGCGGCGGCACGTTTTCTATAAGGGTAAAGACCTGGAAGAAATGGACTTGCAGGCGGTGCTTAACCGGCACCCGGAAGTGGTTGTTGTAGACGAGTTGGCACATACCAACATCGAAGGCAGTAAAAATAGTAAACGCTGGCAGGACGTTATGGACATCCTGGAAGCCAGCATCAGCGTGATTACGGCTGTGAATATCCAACACCTGGAAAGTTTGAATGAAGAGGTAGAAGAGATCACGGGAATCACCATTACTGAACGCATTCCGGATAATATACTGCAGATCGCTGACGAGATCGTCAATATCGACCTTACGGCAGATGAACTGATCGAGCGCTTGAGGCAGGGCAAGATCTATGACAAGGCAAAGATCGAACGGGCACTGCAGAACTTTTTTCAGAGCGATAAGATTCTGCAATTGCGGGAATTGGCGCTGAAAGAAGTAGCTCACCACCTGGAGCGGAAGATAGACATAGAAGTGCCTAAACAGATCAAGTTAAGACCGGAGAAGTTCCTGGCCTGTATCTCTTCCAATCATGAAACGGCTAAGGTCGTCATCCGTAAAACGGCCAGGCTGGCGTCGTATTACCGCTCACCCTGGATCGTGCTTTATGTGCAGAGTAGCAGCGAAAGCATGGATCGAATTAAACCGGACAAACAACGTCATCTTATCAATAACTTCAAGCTGGCTACCGAGTTAGGCGCGGAACTCATCAAGATCAAAAGCGACCAGATCACCAAAACCATCATGAAAGTGGCAGATGAGCGTGAGATCACTACCATTTGTATCGGCAAACCGCACCTCAGCTTATTCCAGGTAATCTTGCGGACAGCTGTATTTAATGAGTTACTTAATAATATCGCAGCTAAAGAAACTGACTTAGTTATACTATCATGA
- a CDS encoding porin, with the protein MKKFLIGAAVLGCTLSALAQDTVKKSSNLNISGYAELYYGYDFNKPSNNTRPGFIYSHNRHNEVSANLAFIKANYDNGSIRANLALMAGTYANANLAAEQGVLKNIYEANAGIKVSKTANLWLDAGIFSSHIGFESAISKDCWVLTRNISSENTPYYESGAKLTYTTNDGKLTLAGLYLNGWQRINRQDGNSRPAGGVQVYYKATDKITLNYSNYLGTEGADSVRVRRFYHNFYGVFQLTNKLGLTAGFDYGTQQKAKGSDETNHIISPVAIVRYQLADNWAMAGRFEYYQDKNGMIIATGTTNGFSTKGYSLNLDYSPITNAVIRLEGKVYDSKDKIFIRNNTAVNNNPLITASFVVAF; encoded by the coding sequence ATGAAAAAATTTTTAATTGGTGCAGCTGTATTGGGCTGCACCTTATCTGCCCTTGCGCAAGACACGGTAAAGAAGTCAAGCAATCTAAACATCAGCGGCTATGCTGAACTGTATTATGGTTACGATTTTAATAAACCGTCGAACAACACGCGCCCGGGCTTTATTTATTCACATAATCGCCACAACGAAGTAAGTGCCAACCTGGCTTTTATAAAAGCCAACTATGACAATGGCAGCATCCGTGCAAACCTTGCGTTGATGGCGGGCACGTATGCCAATGCTAACCTGGCCGCTGAACAAGGTGTTTTAAAGAATATTTATGAGGCCAATGCCGGCATCAAAGTTTCAAAAACGGCCAACTTGTGGCTGGATGCGGGTATCTTCTCATCGCATATAGGTTTTGAGAGCGCCATTTCGAAAGACTGCTGGGTATTAACCAGAAATATCTCATCAGAAAATACGCCTTATTATGAATCGGGTGCGAAGCTGACCTACACTACCAATGATGGGAAACTGACCCTTGCCGGTCTTTACTTAAATGGCTGGCAACGCATTAACCGCCAGGATGGCAATAGCCGTCCGGCGGGTGGTGTGCAGGTTTATTACAAAGCAACAGATAAGATCACGCTGAATTACAGTAATTACCTGGGAACTGAAGGTGCTGACTCGGTACGCGTCCGCCGATTTTACCATAACTTTTATGGTGTTTTTCAGTTGACTAATAAGCTGGGGCTAACCGCGGGCTTTGATTACGGTACCCAGCAAAAAGCCAAGGGCAGCGACGAGACCAACCATATAATATCTCCGGTAGCCATTGTACGTTACCAACTGGCCGATAATTGGGCCATGGCCGGGCGCTTCGAATACTATCAGGACAAGAACGGGATGATCATAGCCACCGGTACTACCAATGGTTTCAGTACCAAGGGATACTCGCTGAACCTGGATTATTCACCGATCACCAATGCGGTGATCCGTTTGGAAGGTAAGGTTTACGACAGCAAAGACAAAATATTTATCCGCAACAATACGGCGGTCAATAACAACCCGTTGATCACGGCCAGCTTCGTGGTTGCATTTTAA